The Streptomyces sp. HUAS CB01 genome has a segment encoding these proteins:
- a CDS encoding sigma-70 family RNA polymerase sigma factor translates to MSSEREAAVIMAAQAGDQHAQDRLVAEYLPLVYNIVGRAMNGHADVDDVVQETMLRVLGGLDALRSPDSFRSWLVAITMNQIRGHWRERRAGAIPGAGGLEDAYDVVDPGADFVDLTITRLGLSGQRRETAEATRWLDEDDRALLSLWWLEAAGELSREEVAAALELSPQHTAVRVQRMKAQLETARVVVRALSADPGCVLLQPIVAGWDGMPSALWRKRIARHARGCTVCSGHWSGLVPAEGLLVGLALVPVAASLAAFAPQTPDLAATASFGSPAHSGGGPAAGHAQGSPYAPGSGRGGDSGPSGDAPGSAEAAGAGSARTQARLERARRRRRTTAVAAAVAALVTAGGTAHLLLGPDESEEPASTVAAPASPAQPSPSQSASPSPSQSASPSPSPSVSASTGRTAKPKPKPSTAKPKPKPTPTPEAPDPEPPLPSGDVAQVVALVNAERSKAGCGPVRSNDKLETAARRHSEDMAARGYFDHTSPDGSDPGDRITAAGYRWSTYGENIARGQQSPSSVMDSWMNSPGHRANILNCSFKELGVGIHDASGGPWWTQAFGTSL, encoded by the coding sequence GTGAGCAGCGAACGCGAAGCCGCGGTGATCATGGCGGCGCAGGCCGGTGACCAGCACGCCCAGGACCGGCTCGTCGCCGAGTACCTTCCGCTGGTCTACAACATCGTCGGCCGCGCCATGAACGGCCACGCGGACGTGGACGACGTGGTGCAGGAGACCATGCTCCGCGTCCTCGGCGGACTGGACGCGCTGCGCAGCCCGGACAGCTTCCGCAGCTGGCTGGTGGCCATCACCATGAACCAGATACGCGGCCACTGGCGCGAGCGCCGGGCCGGCGCGATACCCGGCGCCGGCGGGCTGGAGGACGCGTACGACGTCGTCGACCCCGGCGCGGACTTCGTGGACCTGACCATCACCCGCCTCGGCCTCTCCGGGCAGCGGCGGGAGACCGCCGAGGCGACCCGCTGGCTGGACGAGGACGACCGCGCGCTGCTGTCGCTGTGGTGGCTGGAGGCCGCCGGGGAACTCTCCCGGGAGGAGGTCGCGGCCGCGCTGGAACTGTCCCCGCAGCACACCGCGGTGCGGGTGCAGCGGATGAAGGCCCAGCTGGAGACGGCCCGCGTGGTCGTGCGCGCGCTGTCCGCCGATCCGGGCTGCGTGCTGCTGCAGCCGATCGTCGCGGGCTGGGACGGCATGCCGTCGGCGCTGTGGCGCAAGCGGATCGCCCGTCACGCCCGGGGCTGCACGGTCTGTTCGGGGCACTGGTCGGGTCTGGTGCCCGCCGAGGGGCTGCTCGTGGGTCTCGCCCTGGTGCCGGTGGCGGCGTCCCTGGCCGCCTTCGCGCCGCAGACGCCGGACCTGGCGGCCACGGCGTCGTTCGGCAGCCCGGCGCACTCGGGCGGCGGACCGGCCGCCGGTCACGCCCAGGGCTCCCCGTACGCCCCGGGCTCCGGCCGTGGCGGTGACAGCGGCCCGTCGGGGGACGCGCCCGGCTCCGCCGAGGCGGCCGGCGCCGGCTCGGCCCGCACCCAGGCCCGTCTGGAGCGGGCGCGGCGGCGGCGCCGCACGACGGCCGTCGCCGCAGCGGTCGCCGCGCTGGTGACCGCGGGCGGCACGGCCCATCTCCTCCTCGGCCCCGACGAGTCCGAGGAGCCGGCCTCCACCGTGGCCGCGCCCGCCTCGCCCGCGCAGCCGTCGCCGTCGCAGTCCGCTTCCCCGTCGCCGTCGCAGTCCGCCTCTCCGTCGCCCAGCCCGAGCGTGAGCGCGAGCACCGGCAGGACGGCCAAGCCGAAGCCCAAGCCGAGCACGGCGAAGCCGAAGCCCAAGCCGACGCCCACCCCCGAGGCGCCGGACCCGGAGCCGCCGCTGCCGAGCGGGGACGTCGCCCAGGTCGTCGCCCTGGTCAACGCGGAACGCTCAAAGGCGGGATGCGGCCCGGTCCGCAGCAACGACAAGCTGGAGACCGCCGCGCGGCGCCACTCCGAGGACATGGCGGCCCGGGGCTACTTCGACCACACCAGCCCGGACGGCAGCGACCCCGGTGACCGCATCACCGCAGCCGGCTACCGGTGGAGCACGTACGGGGAGAACATCGCGCGGGGCCAGCAGAGTCCGTCGTCCGTGATGGACTCGTGGATGAACAGCCCGGGCCACCGGGCCAACATCCTCAACTGCTCGTTCAAGGAGCTCGGCGTCGGCATCCACGACGCCTCCGGCGGGCCCTGGTGGACGCAGGCCTTCGGCACGTCCCTCTGA
- a CDS encoding NHLP bacteriocin export ABC transporter permease/ATPase subunit: protein MIPVQPGHHTGSAHPDDAVLAAFGGLGQHVDCAGLRSLPLEGPQVLWLLVDGALDLFAVDAAQQGHWHFLGRLEKGTLLLGPVEGPQHTLVGRPLQGCVLRRIPLLELRPQSGYGDAWSYQSPYQSRYDSQDGTLSLLEHAFALGVGRGQRVLFEAPLDGRTTDDDAVTDDDVLWLPVFPGSVQYGAAFSAEAAADLLVDGALWQQMVNQQYRLLSGLDRWIERMEQAHEDRAAAGIKAGEAVRAGADQALLASIGRSGRASSARSRGAVSDDAAYAVCRLVASAAGVPLAEPARGGPLDERTGPVERIALASRVRTRAVRLDGRWWREDFGPLVGHRAKSGAPVALLRRRGGYQAVNPATGSRIRVDEDNAEEFEQRAVMFYRPLPERPLGLWRLMRFSLRGSRADVRNLAVAGLVAVVLGALVPIATGKVLGVYVPNAQTDLIVQVSVAVMVAGAVSAVFMLMQNLTVLRMEGRIESTLQPAVWDRLLRLPTKFFAERSTGELASAAMGISAIRRLLSGVGPVVVQASTVGAMNMVLLLVYSVPLALAAIGMLLVIGTVFLCLGLWQLRWQRRLVELNNKLNNQAFQTLRGLPKLRVAAAESFAYAAWAKQFARSRELHRRAGRIRNLTTVLDAVYLPLSALIMFMLLAGPASGSLTAGEFLTFHTAVTMMLTSVTQLTGALVSAAAVLPMFEQIKPVLNEAPEVRGTSTQPGELSGAIEARKVSFRYTRDGPLVLDDVSLSVRPGEFVAIVGPSGCGKSTLLRMLIGFDRPSSGSVLYDGQDLAALDQAAVRRQCGVVLQNSQPFTGSILDCIRGAEPFTEEEAWAAAEMAGLAEDIRRMPMGMQTMISGSGAVSGGQRQRLMIAQALVRRPRVLFFDEATSALDNATQRIVTESTRALRATRVVIAHRLSTVTDADRVIVMSEGRVVQQGPPALLLADVDGRLHELVRRQML, encoded by the coding sequence GTGATCCCCGTACAGCCCGGTCACCACACCGGGTCCGCGCACCCCGACGACGCGGTGCTCGCCGCGTTCGGCGGCCTCGGGCAGCACGTCGACTGCGCCGGGCTGCGTAGTCTGCCGCTTGAGGGTCCGCAGGTGCTGTGGCTGCTGGTCGACGGCGCGCTCGACCTGTTCGCGGTCGACGCGGCCCAGCAGGGGCACTGGCACTTCCTCGGACGGCTGGAGAAGGGCACGCTGCTGCTCGGTCCGGTGGAGGGGCCCCAGCACACCCTGGTCGGCCGGCCGTTGCAGGGGTGCGTACTGCGCCGGATCCCGCTGCTGGAGCTCCGGCCGCAGTCCGGGTACGGCGACGCCTGGTCGTACCAGAGCCCCTACCAGAGCCGGTACGACAGCCAGGACGGCACCCTCAGCCTGCTGGAGCACGCGTTCGCGCTGGGCGTCGGGCGCGGCCAGCGGGTGCTGTTCGAGGCACCGCTGGACGGGCGGACGACGGACGACGACGCGGTGACGGACGACGACGTCCTGTGGTTGCCGGTCTTCCCCGGCAGTGTGCAGTACGGCGCCGCCTTCAGCGCCGAGGCCGCCGCCGATCTGCTCGTCGACGGCGCGCTGTGGCAGCAGATGGTCAACCAGCAGTACCGGTTGCTGTCGGGGCTCGACCGCTGGATCGAGCGGATGGAGCAGGCCCACGAGGACCGGGCGGCCGCCGGGATCAAGGCCGGAGAGGCGGTGCGCGCGGGCGCCGACCAGGCGCTGCTGGCGTCCATCGGCCGCTCCGGCAGGGCCTCGTCGGCCCGCTCCCGGGGTGCCGTCTCCGACGACGCCGCGTACGCGGTGTGCCGGCTCGTCGCCTCCGCGGCGGGCGTCCCGCTCGCCGAACCCGCCCGGGGAGGCCCGCTCGACGAGCGCACCGGCCCGGTGGAGCGCATCGCTCTCGCGTCCCGGGTGCGTACCCGTGCCGTCCGGCTCGACGGGCGCTGGTGGCGGGAGGACTTCGGCCCGCTGGTGGGGCACCGGGCCAAGTCCGGGGCGCCGGTGGCGCTGCTGCGGCGGCGCGGCGGGTACCAGGCGGTGAACCCGGCCACCGGCAGCCGCATCCGCGTCGACGAGGACAACGCCGAGGAGTTCGAGCAGCGGGCCGTGATGTTCTACCGGCCGCTGCCCGAGCGGCCGTTGGGCCTGTGGCGGCTGATGCGCTTCAGTCTCCGGGGCTCGCGCGCGGACGTGCGGAACCTGGCCGTCGCGGGGCTGGTCGCGGTCGTCCTGGGCGCGTTGGTGCCGATCGCCACCGGCAAGGTGCTCGGGGTGTACGTGCCGAACGCCCAGACCGATCTGATCGTCCAGGTGTCGGTGGCCGTGATGGTCGCGGGCGCCGTCTCGGCCGTGTTCATGCTGATGCAGAACCTCACCGTGCTGCGCATGGAGGGACGGATCGAGAGCACGCTGCAGCCCGCGGTGTGGGACCGGCTGCTGCGGCTGCCGACGAAGTTCTTCGCGGAGCGCTCCACCGGCGAGCTGGCGAGTGCGGCGATGGGCATCAGCGCCATCCGGCGGCTGTTGTCGGGTGTGGGGCCGGTCGTCGTCCAGGCGAGCACGGTCGGGGCGATGAACATGGTGCTGCTGCTGGTGTACAGCGTTCCGCTGGCACTCGCCGCGATCGGCATGCTGCTGGTGATCGGCACGGTGTTCCTCTGCCTGGGGCTGTGGCAACTGCGCTGGCAGCGGCGGCTGGTGGAGCTGAACAACAAGCTGAACAACCAGGCGTTCCAGACCCTGCGGGGACTGCCCAAGCTACGGGTCGCGGCGGCGGAGAGCTTCGCGTACGCGGCGTGGGCGAAGCAGTTCGCGCGCAGCCGGGAGCTGCACCGGCGGGCGGGCCGGATCCGCAATCTGACGACGGTCCTCGACGCGGTCTACCTGCCGCTGAGCGCGCTGATCATGTTCATGCTACTGGCGGGGCCTGCCAGCGGCAGCCTGACGGCGGGTGAGTTCCTGACCTTCCACACGGCCGTGACGATGATGCTCACGTCCGTGACCCAGCTGACCGGCGCGCTGGTCTCGGCCGCCGCCGTACTGCCCATGTTCGAACAGATCAAGCCGGTCCTGAACGAGGCTCCGGAGGTACGGGGGACGAGCACCCAGCCGGGCGAGCTCTCGGGAGCGATCGAGGCACGGAAGGTGTCATTCCGCTACACCCGTGACGGCCCGCTCGTCCTGGACGACGTGTCCCTGAGCGTGCGGCCCGGGGAGTTCGTCGCGATCGTCGGTCCCAGCGGCTGCGGCAAGTCCACGCTGCTGCGGATGCTGATCGGCTTCGACCGCCCGTCCTCCGGCAGCGTGCTGTACGACGGCCAGGACCTCGCCGCCCTGGACCAGGCCGCCGTACGCCGCCAGTGCGGTGTCGTCCTGCAGAACTCCCAGCCGTTCACCGGGTCGATCCTCGACTGCATCCGGGGCGCGGAGCCGTTCACCGAGGAGGAGGCGTGGGCGGCGGCCGAGATGGCGGGGCTCGCGGAGGACATCCGCCGGATGCCCATGGGGATGCAGACGATGATCTCCGGCAGCGGCGCCGTCTCCGGCGGGCAACGGCAGCGGCTGATGATCGCCCAGGCGCTGGTGCGCCGCCCGCGCGTGCTGTTCTTCGACGAGGCGACGAGCGCCCTCGACAACGCGACCCAGCGGATCGTCACCGAGAGCACCCGCGCCCTGCGCGCCACCCGCGTCGTCATCGCCCACCGGCTGTCGACGGTGACGGACGCCGACCGGGTGATCGTCATGTCCGAGGGCCGCGTGGTGCAGCAGGGCCCGCCCGCCCTGCTCCTGGCGGACGTGGACGGCCGGCTGCACGAGCTGGTGCGGCGGCAGATGCTGTGA
- a CDS encoding ricin-type beta-trefoil lectin domain protein: MSSRMRRRPFKAVALAVAALTVALGWAPSSTAAPAPADGPSVRAVNFEDTFDGPAGSAVNGSKWQIETGDNVNNHERQYYTAGSANATLNGQGQLVITARKENPGNYPCWYGRCEYTSARLNTAGRFTATYGHVEARLKVPRGQGMWPAFWMLGNDIGDVGWPASGEIDIMENVGFEPGTVHGTIHGPGYFGSGGIGAAYSLPTGQAFADAFHTFAVDWTPDSITWSVDGNVYQRRTPADLGGRQWVFNKPFFLILNLAVGGYWPGDPDGSTVFPQQLVVDHVRVSTSDSPGTTGALRGLAGKCLDVAGANTANGTPVQLHTCNGSAAQRWTVGGDGTIRALGKCLDAASAGTADGTRVQLWDCNGTGAQRWAYNASARDVVNIPANKCLDVRDNSTADGAPTQLWTCSGTANQKWTLGA, encoded by the coding sequence ATGTCATCACGGATGCGCAGGCGGCCCTTCAAGGCCGTCGCCCTGGCGGTCGCGGCCCTGACGGTCGCGCTGGGCTGGGCCCCGAGCTCGACGGCCGCCCCCGCCCCGGCCGACGGCCCGTCGGTTCGAGCAGTGAACTTCGAGGACACCTTCGACGGTCCGGCGGGATCCGCCGTGAACGGTTCGAAGTGGCAGATCGAGACCGGCGACAACGTCAACAACCACGAGCGCCAGTACTACACGGCGGGCAGTGCCAACGCCACGCTCAACGGCCAGGGCCAGCTGGTCATCACGGCCCGGAAGGAGAACCCGGGCAACTACCCCTGCTGGTACGGGCGGTGCGAGTACACCTCGGCCCGGCTGAACACCGCGGGCCGCTTCACCGCGACCTACGGCCACGTCGAGGCCCGGCTGAAGGTGCCGCGCGGACAGGGCATGTGGCCGGCCTTCTGGATGCTCGGCAACGACATCGGCGACGTGGGCTGGCCCGCCAGCGGCGAGATCGACATCATGGAGAACGTGGGCTTCGAGCCGGGCACCGTGCACGGCACGATCCACGGCCCCGGCTACTTCGGGAGCGGCGGCATCGGCGCGGCCTACAGCCTGCCGACCGGCCAGGCCTTCGCGGACGCGTTCCACACCTTCGCCGTGGACTGGACGCCCGACTCCATCACCTGGTCCGTGGACGGCAACGTCTACCAGCGCCGTACGCCCGCCGACCTGGGCGGCCGGCAATGGGTCTTCAACAAGCCGTTCTTCCTGATCCTCAACCTCGCGGTCGGCGGCTACTGGCCGGGCGACCCGGACGGCTCCACCGTCTTCCCCCAGCAGCTCGTGGTGGACCACGTCCGCGTCAGCACCTCCGACAGCCCCGGGACGACGGGGGCCCTGCGGGGCCTCGCGGGCAAGTGCCTCGACGTGGCGGGCGCGAACACCGCCAACGGCACTCCCGTACAGCTCCACACCTGCAACGGCTCCGCCGCCCAGCGCTGGACGGTCGGCGGCGACGGCACGATCCGCGCCCTCGGCAAGTGCCTCGACGCGGCCTCTGCGGGCACGGCGGACGGCACGCGCGTACAACTGTGGGACTGCAACGGCACGGGCGCGCAGAGATGGGCCTACAACGCGTCGGCCCGGGACGTGGTCAACATCCCGGCGAACAAGTGCCTCGACGTCCGCGACAACAGCACGGCGGACGGGGCCCCGACGCAGCTGTGGACGTGCTCGGGGACGGCCAACCAGAAGTGGACGCTGGGGGCCTGA
- a CDS encoding nucleotide triphosphate diphosphatase NUDT15, with protein MVNHSPGPAPDERAARAFPAPDGLTGVGMIVVGPGGRILLGLDHHGRWELPGGKVDPGESFERAGARELAEETGLRVREEDVTVVAVVMDGKRGVTRISAAGLVTGVEGEPEVTEPDKIVRWQWHEPAHIPGELFEPSAAVLRAWRADLTLPEVSAYSYPISVIGAEAGRLPGVGGDTSQPRKRVDTA; from the coding sequence ATGGTGAACCACTCCCCCGGCCCCGCCCCCGACGAGCGAGCCGCCCGCGCCTTCCCCGCACCCGACGGCCTGACCGGCGTCGGCATGATCGTCGTCGGGCCCGGTGGGCGCATCCTGCTCGGCCTGGACCACCACGGCCGCTGGGAGCTGCCCGGCGGCAAGGTGGATCCCGGGGAGAGCTTCGAGCGGGCGGGGGCCAGGGAGCTGGCCGAGGAGACGGGGCTGCGGGTGCGCGAGGAGGACGTGACCGTCGTCGCCGTGGTCATGGACGGGAAGCGGGGGGTGACCCGGATCTCCGCCGCCGGTCTCGTCACGGGGGTGGAGGGCGAGCCCGAGGTCACCGAGCCGGACAAGATCGTGCGCTGGCAGTGGCACGAACCGGCTCACATTCCTGGCGAACTGTTCGAACCCTCCGCCGCGGTCCTGCGCGCCTGGCGTGCGGATCTAACACTCCCGGAGGTTTCTGCGTACTCCTATCCGATTTCTGTTATCGGCGCGGAGGCAGGGCGTCTCCCAGGTGTCGGAGGAGACACGTCCCAGCCCAGGAAGAGAGTGGACACAGCGTGA
- a CDS encoding type A2 lantipeptide, translating into MNFTPQVETAEISDADLDNVSGGLHSAVAAGAVSGLTSTVDGIVPASALVGSVVGTVEGATGLNTGAVTGLVAGL; encoded by the coding sequence ATGAACTTCACCCCCCAGGTCGAGACCGCTGAGATCTCCGACGCCGACCTCGACAACGTCTCCGGCGGTCTGCACAGCGCCGTGGCCGCCGGCGCGGTTTCCGGTCTGACCTCCACCGTTGACGGCATCGTCCCGGCCTCGGCCCTCGTGGGCTCCGTCGTGGGCACCGTCGAGGGTGCGACCGGCCTGAACACCGGTGCCGTCACCGGTCTCGTCGCCGGCCTCTGA
- a CDS encoding NHLP family bacteriocin export ABC transporter peptidase/permease/ATPase subunit: protein MEAVECGAAALAMVLGHYGRHVPLEELRIACGVSRDGSRASNILKAARSYGLQAKGMQMEPAALAGVRPPAILFWEFNHYVVHDGMGRRLGRRGVHINDPDKGRRFVSMEDFDTSFTGVVLVFEPGDGFRRGGRKPGVLRSVPARLRGTTGTLVAALLASLLLVAVGAALPALSRTYIDMYLVGRQTSLLGVLFASMAAMVALTAVLTGLQQANLLRGRVISSTLSSARFFRHLLRLPVTFFGQRSPADLVQRLQSNDAVAETLARDLTAFGVDGVVVVLYALLLWTYDPQLTVVGVLVALLNVVAMRIVVRLRATRTQKLRADSARLTNTSYTGIQLIETMKATGGENGYFRRWAGQHAITLEEQQRLGVPSAVLAVVAPTLATLNSALILWIGGLRAVEGHISMGLLVAFQALVTRFTAPITRLNGMASRIQDFAADVARLKDVENFPADGLYTRPEPPASTRRLRGHVTLENITFGYSPLDKPLLTGFSLSVGPGSQVALVGGSGSGKSTVSRLIAGLYSPWEGVIRIDGRRLDEIPRGALAASVSFVDQEVFLFEGTVRDNVALWDPSITDEAVVDALKDAQLYDVVARRPGGVHGRVEQDGRNFSGGQRQRLEIARALVRRPSVLVLDEVTSALDAETEQLIIDGLRRRGCACVVIAHRLSTVRDSDEIVVLDHGTVVERGRHEELVARGGAYAELVKEH from the coding sequence ATGGAGGCCGTGGAGTGCGGCGCCGCCGCACTCGCCATGGTGCTCGGCCACTACGGCAGACACGTGCCCCTGGAGGAGCTGCGGATCGCCTGCGGTGTCTCCCGCGACGGCTCCCGCGCCAGCAACATCCTCAAGGCGGCCCGCAGTTACGGACTCCAGGCCAAGGGCATGCAGATGGAGCCGGCCGCGCTCGCCGGGGTCCGGCCGCCGGCCATCCTGTTCTGGGAGTTCAACCACTACGTCGTGCACGACGGCATGGGGCGCCGCCTCGGTCGCCGCGGTGTGCACATCAACGACCCGGACAAGGGCCGCCGGTTCGTGTCCATGGAGGACTTCGACACCAGCTTCACCGGAGTGGTGCTGGTCTTCGAACCCGGCGACGGCTTCCGCCGCGGCGGCCGCAAGCCCGGTGTCCTGCGCTCCGTGCCGGCCCGGCTGCGCGGCACCACCGGCACGCTGGTCGCCGCGCTGCTCGCCAGTCTGCTGCTCGTCGCGGTCGGCGCGGCGCTGCCCGCGCTGAGCCGTACGTACATCGACATGTACCTGGTGGGCCGTCAGACCTCGCTGCTCGGGGTCCTCTTCGCCTCGATGGCGGCGATGGTCGCGCTGACGGCCGTGCTGACGGGGCTCCAGCAGGCGAACCTGCTGCGCGGCCGCGTCATCTCGTCCACGCTGAGCAGCGCCCGGTTCTTCCGGCATCTGCTCAGACTGCCGGTGACGTTCTTCGGCCAGCGAAGTCCCGCCGACCTCGTCCAGCGGCTGCAGTCGAACGACGCGGTCGCCGAGACCCTGGCCCGTGACCTCACCGCGTTCGGCGTCGACGGCGTCGTCGTCGTCCTGTACGCGCTGCTGCTGTGGACGTACGACCCGCAACTCACCGTCGTCGGGGTCCTCGTCGCGCTGCTGAACGTGGTCGCGATGCGGATCGTGGTGCGGCTGCGCGCGACCCGCACCCAGAAACTGCGCGCCGACAGCGCCCGGCTGACGAACACCTCGTACACCGGCATCCAGCTCATCGAGACGATGAAGGCCACCGGCGGTGAGAACGGCTACTTCCGCCGCTGGGCCGGTCAGCACGCCATCACCCTGGAGGAGCAGCAGCGGCTCGGTGTGCCGAGCGCGGTGCTGGCCGTCGTGGCGCCCACCCTGGCCACGCTGAACAGCGCGCTGATCCTGTGGATCGGCGGTCTGCGTGCGGTCGAGGGCCATATCTCGATGGGACTGCTCGTGGCCTTCCAGGCCCTCGTGACCCGGTTCACCGCGCCGATCACCCGCCTCAACGGCATGGCGTCGCGCATCCAGGACTTCGCCGCCGACGTGGCCCGGCTGAAGGACGTGGAGAACTTCCCGGCCGACGGGCTGTACACCCGCCCCGAGCCTCCCGCGAGCACCCGCAGGCTGCGCGGCCACGTCACGCTGGAGAACATCACCTTCGGCTACAGCCCGCTGGACAAGCCGCTCCTCACCGGCTTCTCGCTGTCGGTGGGCCCGGGCAGCCAGGTCGCGCTCGTCGGCGGCTCCGGCAGCGGCAAGTCCACCGTGTCCCGGCTGATCGCAGGTCTGTACAGCCCCTGGGAGGGCGTCATCCGCATCGACGGGCGGCGGCTGGACGAGATCCCGCGCGGCGCGCTCGCCGCCTCCGTCTCCTTCGTCGACCAGGAGGTGTTCCTGTTCGAGGGCACGGTCCGCGACAACGTCGCCCTGTGGGACCCGTCGATCACCGACGAGGCCGTCGTCGACGCGCTCAAGGACGCCCAGCTGTACGACGTGGTCGCGCGGCGGCCCGGCGGTGTCCACGGCCGGGTCGAGCAGGACGGCCGCAACTTCTCCGGCGGGCAGCGGCAGCGGCTGGAGATCGCCCGGGCGCTGGTGCGCCGGCCCAGTGTGCTGGTGCTGGACGAGGTGACCAGCGCGCTGGACGCGGAGACCGAGCAGCTGATCATCGACGGTCTGCGCCGTCGCGGCTGCGCCTGCGTGGTGATCGCCCACCGGCTGAGCACCGTTCGGGACAGCGACGAGATCGTGGTCCTCGACCACGGCACGGTCGTGGAACGCGGGCGGCACGAGGAACTCGTCGCGCGCGGGGGCGCGTACGCCGAACTGGTCAAGGAGCACTGA
- a CDS encoding S1 family peptidase translates to MALSAALVLGTWGGAALAPAAADTPADPPATAPASAGLLTAMQRDLGLTEAQARHRLAREKAAFDVEAKAERAAGAAYAGSWFDAATGRLTVAVTDRHKTAAVRAAGADARLVRHSAARLDAAKKRIDALTAPTGVGHWYVDPRDNAVVIGVVRGEQSDAAVRAFLDRAREAGPVKVGTMRQAPATLAAGVVGGDPYYTGNVRCSIGFSVHGGFVTAGHCGRPGSFVRGWDGSAMGTFQGSSFPGDDYAWVSTGHGWWTVPVVLGWGQTPDRLVRGSWEAPVGTSICRSGSTTRWHCGTVLGRNETVNYSQGAVHQMTRTDVCAEGGDSGGSFISGDQAQGVTSGGWGNCSTGGNTWFQPVNEILGRYGLTLHTA, encoded by the coding sequence ATCGCCCTGTCCGCCGCGCTCGTGCTCGGGACCTGGGGCGGCGCCGCGCTCGCCCCCGCCGCCGCCGACACCCCCGCCGACCCACCCGCCACCGCCCCCGCGTCGGCGGGACTGCTCACCGCCATGCAGCGCGACCTCGGGCTGACCGAGGCCCAGGCCCGCCACCGTCTCGCCCGGGAGAAAGCGGCGTTCGACGTGGAAGCGAAGGCGGAACGGGCCGCCGGAGCCGCCTACGCGGGATCCTGGTTCGACGCCGCCACCGGCAGGCTGACCGTCGCCGTGACGGATCGTCACAAGACGGCGGCCGTACGGGCGGCGGGCGCCGACGCCCGGCTCGTCCGGCACAGCGCCGCCCGGCTCGACGCCGCCAAGAAGCGCATCGACGCCCTCACCGCACCCACCGGTGTCGGCCACTGGTACGTGGACCCCCGGGACAACGCGGTCGTCATCGGCGTCGTGCGGGGCGAGCAGTCCGACGCGGCCGTCCGGGCCTTCCTCGACCGGGCCCGCGAGGCCGGTCCGGTGAAGGTCGGGACGATGCGGCAGGCCCCCGCCACCCTCGCCGCGGGCGTCGTCGGCGGCGACCCGTACTACACCGGCAACGTCCGCTGCTCCATAGGCTTCTCGGTGCACGGCGGCTTCGTCACCGCCGGGCACTGCGGCCGGCCCGGGAGCTTCGTCCGCGGCTGGGACGGTTCCGCCATGGGCACGTTCCAGGGCTCGTCCTTCCCCGGCGACGACTACGCGTGGGTGAGCACCGGCCACGGCTGGTGGACCGTGCCCGTGGTGCTCGGCTGGGGGCAGACCCCCGACCGGCTCGTGCGCGGCTCCTGGGAGGCCCCGGTCGGCACCTCGATCTGCCGCTCCGGCTCGACGACCCGCTGGCACTGCGGCACGGTGCTCGGCAGGAACGAGACCGTCAACTACAGCCAGGGAGCGGTCCACCAGATGACGAGGACCGACGTCTGCGCCGAGGGCGGCGACTCGGGCGGCTCGTTCATCAGCGGCGACCAGGCCCAGGGCGTGACGTCCGGCGGCTGGGGGAACTGCAGCACGGGCGGCAACACCTGGTTCCAGCCGGTCAACGAGATCCTCGGCCGGTACGGGCTGACCCTCCACACCGCGTGA
- a CDS encoding HlyD family efflux transporter periplasmic adaptor subunit, whose protein sequence is MQFRQKALSKLQSPEEIDLPVRFARPQGWLVLTVTVIAMAAAAFWATTGSVSSTVHAPGILTHAQGSYVLQSPVAGQVTEVLAEEGKSLPAGAPLLRVRTSADRTQDDGESTGGDGTGDDGPDSGSGDGDGDGESGDASGDGARKKDGTLVRTLAAGRVTSLVATIGAVVTTGADVAVLERVDDARAPLKALLYLPADNGTAVPVGARVDLTVQSVPSEQYGVLRGRVKAVGRTSQSRQQIAGFLGDGQLAEQFSRQGRPVAVLVELDRSPRTESGYAWSSSEGPPYAVASMTPAGGAIRLADQRPIDWLLP, encoded by the coding sequence GTGCAGTTCCGCCAAAAGGCCCTTTCCAAGCTGCAGTCACCGGAAGAAATCGATCTGCCGGTCCGTTTCGCCCGTCCGCAGGGCTGGCTCGTCCTCACCGTCACGGTGATCGCGATGGCGGCCGCCGCATTCTGGGCGACAACCGGTTCCGTTTCGTCCACGGTGCACGCACCGGGAATTCTCACGCACGCCCAGGGCAGTTACGTCCTGCAGAGCCCGGTCGCCGGTCAGGTGACAGAGGTGCTCGCCGAGGAGGGCAAGAGCCTCCCGGCCGGTGCCCCTCTCCTGCGGGTGCGCACCTCCGCGGACCGGACCCAGGACGACGGTGAGTCCACCGGCGGGGACGGCACGGGCGACGACGGACCGGACTCCGGCAGCGGCGACGGCGACGGCGACGGCGAGAGCGGTGACGCAAGCGGGGACGGCGCCCGGAAGAAGGACGGCACGCTCGTGCGGACCCTCGCCGCGGGCCGTGTCACGTCCCTCGTCGCCACCATCGGTGCCGTCGTCACCACCGGCGCGGACGTCGCCGTCCTGGAACGCGTCGACGACGCACGCGCCCCGCTGAAGGCGCTGCTCTACCTTCCCGCCGACAACGGCACGGCCGTCCCCGTCGGCGCACGGGTGGACCTCACCGTGCAGTCGGTGCCGTCCGAGCAGTACGGAGTGCTGCGCGGACGGGTCAAGGCCGTCGGGCGGACCTCGCAGAGCCGGCAGCAGATCGCCGGCTTCCTCGGCGACGGCCAGCTCGCCGAGCAGTTCTCCCGCCAGGGCCGGCCCGTCGCCGTCCTGGTGGAACTCGACCGCTCCCCCCGCACCGAGTCCGGGTACGCCTGGTCGTCCTCCGAAGGGCCGCCGTACGCCGTCGCGTCCATGACCCCGGCCGGCGGCGCGATCCGGCTGGCCGACCAGCGTCCGATCGATTGGCTGCTCCCGTGA